Within the Pseudomonas mendocina genome, the region GAACAGTTGCCAGTAGTAGCCCATCTTGCCGCCCGAGCGCACCTTGCTCGCATGCGCCATGGCCAGCTTGGGATCGCGCCGGAAGGCGCCGCCATAGATATCGGGGGCGATGCGCACACCGTAAGACGGCTGTACGTAGCGCCGCGGGCTGGCCATGCGCCAGAGCACCTTGGGCTTGCCCGGTACCATCACCGCGCCAGCCGAGGTGGCGGCGAGAATCAGCTTCTTGCAGCGCTCGGGATAGTCATGGGCGAACTGCTGGGCCAGGGCGCCGCCCCAGGACACGCCGATGGCGTTGACCTGGCCGTAGTCGAGGTAATCGAGCATGCGTGCGGCCAGCTTGGCCAGACCGGGAAACCGGTAGGGCGTGGCCGGTGTCGATGAGCCACCGACGCCGGGGACGTCGAAGGCGATGATCTCCAGCTCCGGATCCAGGGCGGCGACGAAGGGCATCACCAATTCCAGGTTTGCACCGATGCCGTTGAAGATCAGCAGTGGCACCAGCTGGCTGTTGCCCGGCCGCACCGCGGTGCGGATGGTCTGCCCATCGAGATCGATGGTGCGGAATACGAATGGTTGCGGCATGGGCGCAGCCCCTGTGGAGTTGAGCGCTGGAGATGGCCGTCCGGGCTGCCTCCAGAGTTACCAGGATGAAAACCTGGTTAGCCACGGCCTGGCTGGCGCGTGGCGTGCGGCACTTCCCGGTGCCGCTGCGGTTGAGGTGGATGATCAGCGTTCGTGTACATAGGTGCCCGGGGCGGCTTCGCCGGCCGGGAATTTCTTGTTGCCCAGCGCCCGTGGAGCATTCTTGGTTTCGCCCGAGCGCTCGGCCAGCCAGCTTTGCCAATGCAGCCACCAGGAGTCGGCATGCTTGGTCGAGCTTTCCTGCCAGGCTTTCGGGTCCAGCGGCATCTCGCTATTGGTCATGTAGCGCGCCTTGGGGTTGCC harbors:
- the phaZ gene encoding poly(3-hydroxyalkanoate) depolymerase, with product MPQPFVFRTIDLDGQTIRTAVRPGNSQLVPLLIFNGIGANLELVMPFVAALDPELEIIAFDVPGVGGSSTPATPYRFPGLAKLAARMLDYLDYGQVNAIGVSWGGALAQQFAHDYPERCKKLILAATSAGAVMVPGKPKVLWRMASPRRYVQPSYGVRIAPDIYGGAFRRDPKLAMAHASKVRSGGKMGYYWQLFAGLGWTSIHWLHKIRQPTLVMAGDDDPLIPLINMRLLAWRIPNAELHIIDDGHLFLVTRAEAVAPIIMKFLEEERHRAVMHPQPTPVRQH